A single genomic interval of Candidatus Acidiferrales bacterium harbors:
- the rocF gene encoding arginase, with protein sequence MIIRIVGVPMDLGAGRRGVDMGPSALRIAGLAERLREIGHTVCDDGDIPVKVPESQEMGDKKLKYLPEIVRVATILAHKVEDIMEHKEFPLVLGGDHSIAMGTISGLSNYATKHNLRFGVIWIDAHADMNTVETTPSGNIHGMPLAAVLGEGARELTTIGGDFRKVDPRNAALVGVRDVDTAEKEIVKRTGIAHYTMADIDKYGAHKIINKVLKEFRERVDLLHVSFDIDSVDPTVAAGVGTPAPGGLSYRETHLIMETIADCECMSSLEVAEVNPIFDVKNQSSAFAVQVIASALGKKII encoded by the coding sequence ATGATAATTAGAATCGTCGGCGTTCCTATGGATCTCGGGGCCGGAAGACGCGGAGTGGACATGGGACCTTCGGCGCTTCGGATAGCGGGACTCGCGGAACGACTTCGAGAGATAGGTCATACGGTTTGCGACGATGGGGATATTCCGGTCAAAGTTCCCGAAAGTCAGGAAATGGGCGACAAGAAGTTAAAGTATCTTCCCGAAATAGTCCGCGTGGCTACTATACTGGCACATAAGGTCGAAGATATCATGGAGCATAAGGAATTCCCGCTTGTTCTTGGAGGCGATCATTCAATAGCGATGGGTACTATTTCGGGTTTGTCAAATTACGCGACGAAGCACAATCTGCGCTTCGGAGTAATATGGATCGACGCGCATGCCGACATGAACACGGTCGAGACAACTCCTTCCGGCAACATTCACGGGATGCCGTTAGCCGCCGTCCTCGGGGAAGGCGCTCGCGAACTGACAACCATCGGCGGCGATTTCAGAAAAGTTGATCCTAGAAACGCAGCCCTTGTCGGAGTGAGAGATGTGGATACTGCAGAAAAGGAAATCGTCAAGAGGACTGGAATCGCGCATTACACCATGGCTGATATCGACAAATACGGAGCGCACAAGATTATCAACAAAGTGTTGAAAGAATTTAGAGAAAGAGTCGACTTGCTCCATGTTAGTTTTGACATAGATTCGGTCGATCCGACCGTAGCTGCCGGCGTCGGGACTCCCGCGCCGGGAGGCCTAAGTTATCGTGAAACGCATCTGATAATGGAAACTATCGCGGATTGCGAGTGCATGAGTTCGCTCGAAGTAGCAGAGGTGAATCCGATTTTTGATGTCAAGAATCAATCTTCAGCGTTTGCTGTGCAAGTGATTGCCTCGGCGCTTGGGAAAAAAATAATTTAG
- the panC gene encoding pantoate--beta-alanine ligase, giving the protein MKTIAGIIEMQAVSDKLRLDGRKIGFVPTMGALHEGHLSLVDHARELSDVVVMSIFVNPTQFGRGEDFEQYPRDLQKDRRLAESRGVDYIFAPSETEMYPEEPLTYVEVQKVSQLLEGEFRLGHFKGVTTVVAKLLNIVKPRVVVFGQKDAQQAFIIKEMVKDLNFDLEIVIAPIVREKDGLAMSSRNVYLSPDQRKRATVLYRSLKLAESMITGGETNLVKVRAAMLKLINNEPDGKIDYVSFVDPANFEKVENAEMLTQVLSLIAVRFGQTRLIDNMLVKVVKNLE; this is encoded by the coding sequence GTGAAGACAATTGCCGGTATAATTGAGATGCAGGCCGTTTCAGACAAGCTGCGGCTGGATGGAAGGAAGATCGGCTTCGTTCCAACGATGGGAGCCTTGCATGAAGGACATCTGAGTCTTGTCGATCATGCCAGGGAGCTCTCAGATGTTGTCGTCATGTCAATCTTTGTCAACCCGACGCAGTTCGGTCGCGGAGAGGACTTCGAACAGTATCCCCGCGATCTGCAAAAAGATCGGAGGCTTGCTGAGTCTCGCGGAGTCGATTATATATTCGCTCCGTCAGAAACGGAAATGTACCCCGAAGAACCTCTGACGTATGTGGAAGTACAGAAAGTTTCCCAGTTACTCGAAGGTGAATTTAGATTGGGGCATTTCAAAGGCGTCACAACCGTAGTGGCAAAGCTGCTCAATATCGTGAAGCCGCGTGTCGTCGTGTTTGGCCAGAAGGATGCGCAACAGGCATTCATCATAAAAGAAATGGTGAAGGATCTGAATTTTGACCTGGAGATTGTCATCGCGCCGATCGTACGGGAGAAAGATGGGCTTGCGATGAGTTCAAGAAACGTTTATTTGTCGCCGGACCAGAGAAAGAGGGCGACCGTGCTTTACCGCTCTTTGAAACTTGCCGAATCGATGATAACCGGTGGAGAGACAAACCTTGTCAAGGTGCGCGCGGCAATGCTTAAGCTGATAAACAACGAGCCGGATGGGAAGATAGATTATGTAAGTTTTGTCGATCCCGCCAACTTTGAAAAGGTTGAAAACGCCGAGATGCTCACACAGGTCCTTTCATTGATAGCCGTTCGATTTGGACAGACGAGGCTGATAGATAACATGCTGGTGAAGGTTGTGAAAAACTTGGAGTGA
- a CDS encoding CoA pyrophosphatase, with the protein MKVNELDSLIEKLPESPRFEGEEEYSISAVLLLLITINEELHILFEKRSAAIRQGGEISLPGGRLDANDRAFEETAIRETTEEVGIPADRIRIIGKLDSVFAPMGALVHVFVAVSDVRPDDIQANPGEVEKTFLIPVSFFQKNQPEEFKVMTEVHPAYIDKTTKKEVVLFPTKELGLPERYWNSWGGFKHNIFVYRTDEGTIWGITARIVRDFIRKL; encoded by the coding sequence ATGAAAGTAAATGAACTCGACTCGCTTATAGAAAAGCTGCCTGAGTCACCTCGATTCGAAGGTGAGGAGGAATATTCGATCTCGGCGGTACTTCTCCTGCTGATCACCATCAACGAGGAGCTGCACATTTTGTTCGAAAAACGTTCGGCAGCAATAAGACAGGGTGGAGAGATATCTCTTCCCGGCGGGCGATTGGACGCCAATGACAGAGCGTTCGAGGAAACCGCAATCCGCGAGACGACAGAAGAGGTCGGAATTCCTGCTGATCGTATTCGGATAATTGGTAAACTCGATTCGGTATTCGCACCGATGGGTGCGCTGGTGCATGTTTTTGTCGCTGTGTCAGACGTGAGACCGGATGATATTCAAGCTAATCCTGGAGAAGTTGAAAAGACATTCTTGATTCCCGTGTCATTTTTTCAGAAGAATCAGCCGGAAGAGTTTAAAGTTATGACTGAAGTGCATCCGGCCTACATAGATAAAACCACCAAGAAGGAAGTCGTCCTTTTCCCGACGAAAGAGTTAGGTCTTCCCGAACGCTACTGGAATTCGTGGGGCGGATTCAAACACAATATCTTTGTTTACCGCACCGATGAAGGAACGATATGGGGAATTACA